One stretch of Candidatus Nitrosotenuis cloacae DNA includes these proteins:
- a CDS encoding sulfurtransferase TusA family protein, translating to MSATTKKLDARGLFCPEPVFRTKIEVERMQVGETLTVLADDPNAEEDISRWVKRNGHELLSLQKKDAELEFSIKKVK from the coding sequence ATGAGCGCTACAACAAAAAAGCTAGATGCTCGCGGATTGTTCTGCCCAGAGCCGGTATTTAGAACAAAAATCGAAGTCGAGCGAATGCAAGTAGGGGAAACACTTACTGTTCTAGCTGATGATCCAAACGCAGAAGAAGACATCTCACGTTGGGTCAAGCGAAACGGACACGAACTATTATCATTACAAAAAAAAGACGCTGAACTCGAGTTTTCCATAAAAAAGGTGAAATAA
- a CDS encoding PHP-associated domain-containing protein — translation MGYIKAELHCHNSFSNFHVGEDDAPYDCDITIPQQLERAHALGLEAIFVTNHNTLDGYSQILQYKNDHTKYKKIQVFQAEEITTDTGAHVIAYGIHKEIKAGLPLDQIVDEIRKQDAISCAPHPFSLLDALRDEAKKCDMIEVFNSNNVDVISNAKATQFSIQHNKIGVAGSDSHVLSTLGRCVNIIESENTLDDALHAMKHGKLSIHQTGYAREQETLEHIKYKINNSKDYLAEYIREHYPNSQWMMSLLLKMYDLNQNSYMWSILYKLAVFLMKRISNKINTRGYDASKLHDRNLATMLRMAI, via the coding sequence TTGGGGTACATCAAAGCAGAACTGCACTGCCATAATTCATTTTCAAACTTTCATGTGGGTGAAGATGATGCGCCATATGATTGCGATATTACAATACCACAACAGCTAGAGCGTGCTCATGCACTAGGCCTTGAGGCAATCTTTGTTACAAATCACAACACATTAGATGGCTATTCACAAATTTTACAATACAAAAATGATCACACCAAATACAAAAAAATCCAAGTATTTCAGGCAGAAGAAATCACAACAGACACTGGAGCACACGTCATAGCATATGGAATTCACAAGGAAATCAAGGCAGGACTACCACTAGATCAGATAGTGGATGAGATACGAAAGCAGGACGCAATTTCGTGCGCACCGCACCCATTTAGCCTGCTTGATGCGCTAAGAGATGAGGCAAAAAAATGTGACATGATAGAGGTCTTTAACAGCAATAATGTCGACGTCATATCAAATGCCAAGGCAACGCAATTCTCAATTCAGCATAACAAAATAGGAGTTGCAGGCAGCGACTCGCACGTATTATCTACACTGGGACGATGCGTCAACATCATAGAATCCGAGAACACCTTGGACGATGCCTTGCACGCAATGAAACATGGCAAACTATCAATCCACCAAACCGGTTATGCAAGAGAGCAAGAAACACTAGAGCACATCAAATACAAAATAAACAATTCCAAGGATTACTTGGCAGAATACATTCGGGAACACTATCCAAATTCACAGTGGATGATGTCGTTATTATTGAAAATGTACGACCTAAACCAAAACAGCTACATGTGGTCCATTTTGTATAAACTGGCAGTATTTTTGATGAAGAGAATCTCGAACAAAATCAACACCCGAGGATATGATGCATCAAAACTTCATGACAGAAACTTGGCAACAATGCTAAGAATGGCAATCTAA
- the cofE gene encoding coenzyme F420-0:L-glutamate ligase produces MSLQVIPVPIKKEVQKGDDLVGLFVSAFKDIQDGDIIVIAQKVISKQEGRQVELAQVIPSMLSVGLASEYNRDPKLIEVILSEANRIVRLESGIIITETKHGFVCANSGVDESNLKPGFATMLPQNPDKSASDFAQGIMEKSHKKVAVIISDTFGRPFREGQTNVAIGVFGILPIENYEGKKDTHGRILRVTAIAQTDELCGAAELVMKKTANCPFAVIRNYSFESSSGTISQIIRSKQTDLFR; encoded by the coding sequence ATGTCGCTTCAAGTCATTCCCGTACCAATAAAAAAAGAGGTCCAAAAGGGCGATGACTTGGTAGGGCTCTTTGTCTCTGCATTCAAGGATATTCAGGATGGCGATATTATCGTAATTGCCCAAAAAGTAATCTCAAAGCAGGAAGGGCGCCAAGTCGAGCTTGCTCAGGTAATCCCATCCATGTTGTCTGTAGGGCTGGCATCAGAGTATAACCGGGACCCAAAGTTAATCGAAGTCATACTGTCTGAGGCAAACCGAATAGTTCGATTGGAATCTGGAATAATAATAACCGAAACAAAGCATGGCTTTGTCTGCGCAAATTCCGGAGTTGATGAGAGTAACCTCAAGCCGGGTTTTGCCACAATGCTTCCGCAAAATCCTGACAAATCTGCATCAGATTTTGCGCAGGGAATCATGGAGAAATCACACAAAAAAGTCGCAGTCATAATATCTGATACCTTTGGCAGGCCATTCCGGGAAGGCCAGACAAATGTTGCAATAGGTGTTTTTGGCATTTTGCCAATTGAGAATTATGAAGGCAAAAAGGATACCCATGGCAGAATCCTGCGAGTTACGGCAATTGCACAAACCGATGAGCTTTGTGGCGCAGCAGAACTTGTAATGAAAAAGACTGCAAACTGCCCATTTGCAGTAATTAGGAATTATTCCTTTGAATCCTCATCTGGCACAATATCGCAAATCATACGATCAAAACAAACCGACTTGTTCCGATAA